GGCGGCCGTCTGGCGTGCCCGCAACGAACGGCCTCTGGTCCTGCTGGCCGGGCTGGCGGCCGCATCCCTGCCCGTGAGCGCCATCTGGGGACTGAGGGCGATGACCGGGGCCCTGGTGGCCGCGGTGATGGCGTCGCTGGTGGTCAGGCTGTTCTCACTGACCAAGGCGCCGATGCGCGACGCCGCCCTCACCCTGGCCGTGGGCGTGGCCATCGGCCTGGCCGTGGCGTCGGTGGTGCTGTTGCGCAACGTGAACGTGCACGCCCCGTTGCTGCTGCTGGTGTGTGTCGCCGCATACGACGCCAGCGCCTACCTGATCGGCGCGGGAGCGTCCAAGACGTGGGAAGGGCCGGTGGCCGGCGTCTTCATGCTCGTACCCGTCACCCTGCTGGCGGCTGTGACCCTCGTCCCGCCATTCCCGGGGGCCAGCCCCCTGTTGCTGGGCCTCATCGCCGCCGTGCTGGTGCCCTGCGGGCCACTGGCAGGCTCGGCCCTGCTGGGGGGGCGGGATGCCAAGGCGCCGGTGCTCCGGCGCCTCGACTCCCTGCTGGTGGTCGGCCCGATCTGGGCGTGGGTAGCTGCGACCCTGCTGCGCTGACCGGGGCCGGGGTCGGGCTCAGCCCTGCTTCGTGGCCCAGAAGACCTTGTCGATCTCGCCGACGAGGTCGAGCAGCTTCTGGCCGGTGGCCGGGTCCTCGGACTTCTTCGCCGCGCCGGCCGCCTTGGTGGCGTCCCAGAAGAGCTGGTGAAGCTCGGGGTGGCGGTCGGTGTGCTCGGGCTTGAAGTAGTCGGTCCACAGCACCCACAGGTGGTGCTTGACGAGGTCGGCCCGCTCCTCTTTGATCGTGACCGCCCGCTGGCGGAAGACCGGGTCGTCGGACCCCTGGTACTTCTCCTGGCACGCCTTGACCGACTCGGCCTCGATACGGGCCTGGGCCGGGTCGTAGACGCCGCACGGGAGGTCGCAGTGGGCGTGGACCGGCTCAGGCGGGCTGATCCGGTCGACGAGGGCGAACATGCGGTCGAGAACGGGCATGCCTGAGGCTCCTTCGGATCGCAGAGTGTTACGTCCCCGAACACTACTTTCCGCAGCGACCGCCGCTGTCGCCGGCCTGTTGGCCGCGGCCGTCGTGTTCGGGGTGCGGCGGGTGGAGGTCCACGGCCCGAGCATGTTGCCGACCCTCGCACCTGGTGAACGGCTGGTAGTCGTCCGGACGTGGCGGGTGCGCCCCGGGG
This region of Actinomycetota bacterium genomic DNA includes:
- the sodN gene encoding superoxide dismutase, Ni; amino-acid sequence: MFALVDRISPPEPVHAHCDLPCGVYDPAQARIEAESVKACQEKYQGSDDPVFRQRAVTIKEERADLVKHHLWVLWTDYFKPEHTDRHPELHQLFWDATKAAGAAKKSEDPATGQKLLDLVGEIDKVFWATKQG